The following proteins are co-located in the Vibrio astriarenae genome:
- the lsrF gene encoding 3-hydroxy-5-phosphonooxypentane-2,4-dione thiolase: MADREGNLFAKDYGLDTPPRCDSFHVKGMDHVDWGMKDRLSRIFRPTTGKTVMLAFDHGYIMGSTAGLERLDLSIQPLAPYADALMATRGAMRTCISPTHIKPLILRSSAGSTVLKDDMSHEVIGVDIEDAVRINASCLAIQVFVGAGGECSSLSNLVRTIDAGERVGIPTLGVTAVGKEMERTPRYFMLATRVVAELGAHIVKTYYCDDFEKVVAACPVPIVVAGGKKVGELEALNMAYQAIQSGAAGVDMGRNVFQSECPIGMLKAINGVVHESLSPQQGYDLYLTEKSLMA; encoded by the coding sequence ATGGCTGATAGAGAGGGTAATTTATTCGCAAAAGACTATGGATTGGACACGCCTCCTCGCTGTGATTCTTTTCATGTAAAAGGCATGGATCATGTTGATTGGGGAATGAAAGATAGGTTAAGTCGCATTTTCCGACCTACAACAGGAAAAACGGTTATGCTTGCTTTTGATCATGGCTACATTATGGGGTCAACGGCAGGTCTTGAACGCCTTGACTTGAGTATTCAGCCCCTCGCTCCATATGCGGATGCATTAATGGCAACCAGAGGGGCGATGCGAACGTGTATCTCCCCCACACACATTAAGCCGTTGATTCTGCGCTCTAGCGCTGGTAGTACAGTGTTAAAGGATGATATGAGCCATGAAGTAATAGGTGTCGACATAGAAGATGCAGTGCGAATCAATGCTTCTTGCTTGGCTATTCAGGTATTTGTTGGAGCCGGTGGAGAGTGCTCAAGCTTGAGCAATTTAGTTCGGACGATTGATGCTGGCGAACGAGTCGGTATACCAACTCTGGGCGTAACGGCGGTTGGCAAAGAGATGGAGCGGACGCCACGCTATTTTATGTTGGCAACTCGGGTCGTTGCTGAGCTAGGGGCTCATATCGTCAAAACCTACTATTGTGATGACTTTGAGAAAGTCGTTGCTGCTTGTCCCGTCCCGATTGTGGTTGCTGGTGGGAAAAAAGTGGGAGAGCTAGAGGCATTAAACATGGCTTATCAGGCCATCCAGTCTGGCGCCGCTGGTGTGGATATGGGAAGAAACGTATTTCAGTCTGAATGCCCAATTGGGATGCTTAAAGCAATTAATGGGGTTGTTCATGAGAGTCTTTCACCTCAACAGGGATACGACCTTTACCTAACAGAAAAAAGCCTAATGGCTTAA
- the dhaL gene encoding dihydroxyacetone kinase subunit DhaL produces the protein MMMFEQNTLNEMLLYAAHRIENKVSYLNDLDSHIGDGDHGTTMLRVCHCIDAVLNQPSDNWAKQYDDLGWLIMSQDGGSAGMLIGNFYIGLSEGFKNTVLTPRETALAFRQALLRVQHFSGAKRGDKTMLDALIPAVEALEQAANDGADTTDLFEKASEAANLGAQETKGMKAARGRAKNMGEKSRGYIDPGAASMAMLFESFGLYVVKVSREEEAYHG, from the coding sequence ATGATGATGTTTGAACAAAATACACTCAATGAAATGTTGTTGTATGCAGCCCATCGTATCGAAAATAAAGTCAGCTACTTAAATGATCTGGATAGTCATATAGGCGATGGCGACCACGGCACGACCATGCTGAGAGTTTGTCATTGTATTGATGCTGTATTAAACCAGCCAAGCGACAACTGGGCAAAGCAATATGATGATTTAGGCTGGTTAATCATGAGCCAAGATGGTGGCTCTGCAGGAATGTTGATCGGCAACTTTTATATAGGATTGTCTGAAGGTTTCAAGAATACGGTCTTAACACCTCGTGAAACAGCATTAGCATTCCGCCAAGCCCTATTGAGAGTGCAGCATTTTAGCGGTGCAAAACGTGGTGATAAAACAATGTTGGATGCGCTGATTCCCGCAGTTGAAGCTCTTGAGCAAGCGGCGAACGATGGAGCTGATACTACCGACTTGTTCGAAAAGGCCTCTGAAGCGGCGAACCTTGGAGCACAAGAAACGAAGGGAATGAAAGCGGCTCGTGGGCGAGCAAAAAATATGGGTGAGAAGAGCCGAGGTTATATCGATCCAGGAGCTGCGAGTATGGCAATGTTATTTGAATCTTTTGGGCTCTATGTCGTTAAAGTATCTCGAGAAGAGGAGGCTTATCATGGCTGA
- a CDS encoding dihydroxyacetone kinase subunit DhaK, whose amino-acid sequence MKKFINNPENLTVELLQGLEMTFSNKVKIIKDKIVARVTPKDPNKVAIVTLGGAGHEPALSGYVGEGMLDYSVVGDIFAAPGAPKVFEALKLADRPAGVLLVVLNHEGDVMAANMAIEMAKREGINVKMLLTHEDISAGLSADVKDRRGLAGCVPVYKLAGAAAEMGLPLEEVYQVADRFNQQMATLAVAMSNATHPQSGMKIGDLADDEMEIGMGQHGEGGGGRMKLQTADDTANIMMSQLCKAIDVKPGDHLMLMVNGSGATTLMEMLIVSRACHLALEDKQVTVARSKVEEVLTVQEMAGFQMCIGKFDSQTLLLWDQPCNTPYWTQQ is encoded by the coding sequence ATGAAAAAATTCATTAATAATCCAGAAAACTTAACCGTAGAACTACTGCAAGGTCTCGAGATGACCTTCTCTAACAAAGTAAAAATCATCAAAGATAAGATTGTTGCACGCGTGACACCTAAAGATCCAAACAAAGTGGCAATCGTTACACTGGGCGGTGCAGGGCATGAACCCGCACTGAGCGGTTATGTTGGTGAAGGTATGCTCGACTATTCCGTTGTCGGCGATATATTTGCAGCCCCCGGGGCTCCGAAAGTATTCGAAGCACTGAAGTTAGCTGATCGGCCTGCTGGCGTATTACTTGTAGTTTTGAATCACGAAGGTGATGTGATGGCTGCAAATATGGCGATAGAGATGGCGAAGCGTGAGGGTATCAACGTTAAAATGTTGCTAACTCATGAAGACATCAGTGCAGGGCTAAGCGCGGATGTTAAAGATCGTCGAGGTCTCGCAGGTTGTGTTCCTGTTTATAAATTGGCGGGAGCAGCTGCAGAGATGGGTTTACCTCTTGAAGAGGTGTACCAGGTCGCCGATCGCTTTAATCAACAAATGGCAACATTGGCTGTGGCCATGAGCAACGCAACTCATCCTCAATCAGGTATGAAAATTGGTGATCTTGCTGATGATGAGATGGAAATTGGTATGGGTCAGCACGGTGAAGGTGGCGGTGGCCGAATGAAGCTGCAAACCGCTGACGATACCGCGAATATTATGATGAGCCAGCTATGCAAAGCGATTGATGTTAAACCTGGCGACCACTTAATGTTGATGGTCAATGGTTCAGGGGCAACCACACTGATGGAAATGCTAATTGTCTCACGTGCTTGTCATTTAGCTTTGGAAGACAAGCAAGTGACGGTTGCACGCTCAAAAGTTGAAGAAGTCCTCACGGTGCAGGAGATGGCTGGCTTCCAGATGTGCATAGGTAAGTTCGATAGCCAAACACTTTTACTGTGGGATCAGCCCTGTAATACTCCTTACTGGACACAACAGTAA